Genomic window (Candidatus Bipolaricaulota bacterium):
CCGCCGATCCCCTTGATCGCCACGATCTCGCCGGATTTCAGGGCCGCAGCGGCGCACGCGATCGGATCATCATCCGTCCCGTCGAACGTGAGCCGCGGGCCGCACCTCGGACAGGCGATCGTCTGGGCGTGGTAGCGACGGTCGAGCGGGTCGGTGTACTCGGCACGGCAGTCCGCGCACATCGGAAAGTCGCGCATCGAGGTGCGCGGCCGGTCGTAGGGGAGGGACTCGATCACCGTGAACCGGGGGCCGCAGTTGGTGCAGCTCGTCGCCCAGTAGCCGCGGTAGCGGGTATCTCCGAAGATATCGGCGATGCACTCGTCGCAGATCGCGATATCGGGAGGGATCGCCCCGGCGCTCCCTGCCCCGTCCTTGGACGGAACGATCCTGAATCCCGCTTCTCCGGTCGGGGGGATCTCCTCCACGCTGATCGCCCCGATCCGGGCCAGCGGCGGGTGCTTCTCACGCAGGTCGGTCAGGAAGCCCTCGATCTCCTGTGGGTCCCCTTCGATCTCGATCTCCACCCCGGCGTCGCCGCGGTTGCACACCGATCCCGCGAGTCCATGGGCGTGGGCGATCCGGTACACAAACGGGCGGAACCCGACCCCCTGCACCACCCCGGTGACGATCAGCCGGCGCCGCTCACGCTCCATTCTGCGTCGGTGCGGGCGACTCGACCGTCACCCGATCGATGTACAGCTCTCTCCCGGAGACCACCTCGACCTCGGCCCCGCACTGGGGACAGGTGATCACCGGGACGATGAAGTGAAACTCGGGATCGTCGAGGTAGTCCGGTTTTCCGGTGTAACCGCAGCGCGGGCAGCGGATTCGCGCCTCCACCGGCTCGATCTCCAGCCGTGCCCCCTCCAGTCGCGTCCCCTTTGTCAGGATCTCGAACGCGCTCTTCACCGCCCACTCCACCGGCTCGATCTCCAGCCGTGCCCCCTCCAGTCGCGTCCCCTTCGTCAGGATCTCGAACGCGCTCTTCACCGCCCACTCCGACAGGACGCGCATCTCCCCCTTCTTCAGGTAGACGACTTCCACCCGGCCGGGATGGGGTTCGAGCTGGGGGAGGAGCCCAGCGATGAGCTCGCTCACCACTGCGTATTCGTGCATTCGATCCCCAGTGCACGGATCAGTTCATCGATCCCGCGGTTGTTCCTGGCGTCGGTCAGGACGACGCGGCCATGCGGGTTCACCCGCTTGTAGTCCGAAACAAGGACCTGAGGGTCGACCCCGACCGCCGGGGCGAGGTCGATCTTGTTGATGGCGACGAGATCGG
Coding sequences:
- a CDS encoding hydrogenase maturation nickel metallochaperone HypA, which encodes MHEYAVVSELIAGLLPQLEPHPGRVEVVYLKKGEMRVLSEWAVKSAFEILTKGTRLEGARLEIEPVEWAVKSAFEILTKGTRLEGARLEIEPVEARIRCPRCGYTGKPDYLDDPEFHFIVPVITCPQCGAEVEVVSGRELYIDRVTVESPAPTQNGA